In Biomphalaria glabrata chromosome 16, xgBioGlab47.1, whole genome shotgun sequence, the sequence CATGCACGAGCTGTGTCAACTTTGCTGCTAAAAAATGCGGCTTGTTCAGTTACACCAGATAATGATCGGACGTAATAAATAAAGAGTATGAAAGAAAACTATACCACAGAAAACTAAACCCCGAAAAACTAGACCACAGAAAACTAAACCCCGAAAAACTAGACCCCAGAAAACTAAACCCCGAAAAACTAGAACACAGAAAACTAAACCTTGAAAAACTAGACCCCAGAAAACTAAACCCCGAAAAACTAGACCACAGAAAACTAAACCCCAGAAAACTAAACCCCAGAAAACTAGACCCCAGAAAACTAGACCACAGAAAACTAGACCACAGAAAACTAAACCTCAGAAAACTAGACCCCAGAAAACAAGACCAAAGAAAACTAGACCACAGAAAACTAGACCCcataaaactagaccaaagaaaACTAGACCACAGAAAACTAGACCATAGAAAACTACACCACAGAAAACTAGACCACAGAAAACTAGACCATAGAAAACTACACCACAGAAAACTAGACCACAGTAACTATAAGACATAAGACTACACCCCAGAAATTATAAGACTGCACTACATAAATTATAAGACATAGGACTACAGCACAGAAATTATAAGACTAGAAGCTACACCATAGAAATTATAAGACATAAGACTACACCACAGAAACTATAAGACATAAGACTACACCACAGAAATTATAAGACATAAGACTACACCACAGAAACTATAAGACATAAGACTACACCACAGAAACTATAAGACATAAGACTACACCACAGAAATTATAAGACATAAGACTACACCACAGAAACTATAAGACATAAGACTACACCACAGAAATTATAAGACATAAGACTACACCATAGACACTATAACACAAGACTACTACACAGACACTATACGACAGAAAACTACACAACAAGATACTGAGCGAAAGAACAGGTTCagccttaggtaattggagaCCCTAGGCAAAATGAATTAGTTGGCcctaaatgaaatagaaaaaaaagaaaaatagaaaagagTAAAAATAATTTATCGGCATCAATATCTAAACcagcaaataaataaattcatatagctgcctggtcgtgcggtttgcacgttggactgtcattcagatgtatcgatggtcccgggttcaaaccctgcccgctcccatcccccgtcgtcctaagggaggtttggactaggaagtaattatcttcaactctgaaggaacatccgaaacatgtaaaacaaacatttttacaaacaaatccAGTAGCGTTCCAAAAGGCACCTTGAATTAAAGTAGAGACTAGAAGCTACGCCATTAGACGAGTCATAGatttctgctatgtttgagatttgttccatttttttaattatttttttttaattcatgctTCAGGCCCCCgctaattggaggccctaggcggcagTCTTGTTTGTTTAAGCATAAGGCCGGCCATGAACAGAAActacacaacagaaaaattcTCCACAATTGAACTGGTTCAGCTTCGCCActcatgtgtatgtgtatgtgtatatgttaCGTTCATGCAAGTTAAGACACAACTACGTCACTACACCACTGGACAATTGTTTATCAAAAATAGTTTTCTGCATATAGCGTTTTATAATTGACTTGAGGATATCTCCCTCAACTGTTTTTGCAATTATCGAAATAGTTTCAAAATATAACTTACCGGCTAAAAATAGTGTATCTTcataaactttgaaaaataacaaaCGCAGTCTACATTTTACCCTAAGTAGTGTTTCTAGCTTTCTACCTATGTTTTACAGCACGAGATTCAATGTTGTTCATGTTTTATCTTTTACTACACAGCCTAATAATCTGCCATTCAGATAACGAAACAAAACACAAGCGTTATCGAAGCTCTGATACACATTTCACGAAGACACATTGTAAGAGACACTAATAGCTGTTCTCTTTCAAGCCACTAGATTTTAATGTTGTTTaacttatattatataaattattattttgggtaatgattgtttgaaaattaaacaatttttatgtGTGACAGGAAACAACGTCTTTGTGGACAGGAAACAAGTTATTTGTGACAGACAACTTCTTTGTGACAGGCAACGACTTCTTTGTGACAGGCAACGACTTCTTTGTGACAGGCAACGACTTCTTTGTGACAGGCAACGACTTCTTTGTGACAGGAAACAACTTCTTTGTGACAGGCAACGACTTCTTTGTGACAGGAAACAACTTCTTTGTGACAGGCAACGACTTCTTTGTGACAGGCAACGACTTCTTTGTGACAGGCAACGACTTCTTTGTGACAGGAAACAACTTCTTTGTGACAGGAAACAACTTCTCTGTGACAGGCAACGACTTCTTTGTGACAGGCAACGACTTCTTTGTGACAGGAAACAACTTCTTTGTGACAGGGAACAACTTCTTTGTGACAGGGAACAACATCTTTGTGACAGGCAACAACTTCTTTGTGTTAGACAACAGCGTCTTTGTGACAGGCAAAAACTTCTTTGTGACAGGCAACAACTTCTTTGTGTTTGACAACTGCTTCTTTGTGACAGGTAACAACCTCTTTGTGACAGGCAACAACTTCTTTGTGACAGGCAACAACTTCTTTGTTACAGGCAACAACTTCTGATTCTAAGTAAGGCACGCCTTATAATATTCTCAAGTTAATAAGATCAACAATTCAACGTGTTGTATATTTGTTCAGCTATTGTTGTTTTAGTCTGTCATCAGAAagttgttttaagttataagcGTGTCAGACATGGAATGTTATAGATGTACTAGTCCTTACAACGCTTACAAGAATATAGCAAACATATACTTTTGATAAATGTCATCCGATAGATGTAATCATACGAGAAACAAGCAGTGAGATTAATAGGAATCAGAAATGGTCTTATGCTCACGATACAGAGTTAGTGACATTATTTGGTGCAAAAGAAGTCGTGTGCATTGACCTAGTGAGGCAATAGAGCTTACAAGTTTAGAGATAATCTAGTAGACATatagccatagagttctgctacgTTGATTTTGAGGCTAGTAGATGTAGAGATATTGAGTTCTGTTACACTGAGAGTGAGGCTAGTAGATGTAGAGATATTGAGTTCTGTTACACTGAGAGTGAGGCTAGTAGATGTAGAGATATAGAGTTCTGTTACACTGAGAGTGAGGCTAGTAGATGTAGAGATATTGAGTTCTGTTACACTGAGAGTGAGGCTAGTAGATGTAGAGATATTGAGTTCTGTTACACTGAGAGTGAGGCTAGTAGATGTAGAGATATTGAGTTCTGTTACACTGAGAGTGAGGCTAGTAGATGTAGAGATATTGAGTTCTGTTACACTGAGAGTGAGGCTAGTAGATGTAGAGATATAGAGTTCTGCTACGTTGAGAGTGAGGCTAGTAGATGTAGAGATATAGAGTTCTGTTACGTTGAGAGTGAGGCTAGTAGATGTAGAGATATTGAGTTCTGTTACGTTGAGAGTGAGGTTAGTAGATGTAGAGATATTGAGTTCTGTTACGTTGAGAGTGAGGTTAGTAGATGTAGAGATATTGAATTCTGCTACGTTGAGAGTGAGGCTAGTAGATGTAGAGATATTGAGTTCTGCTACGTTGAGAGTGAGGCTAGTAGATGTAGAGATATTGAGTTCTGTTACACTGAGAGTGAGGCTAGTAGATGTAGAGATATTGAGTTCTGTTACGTTGAGAGTGAGGCTAGTAGATGTAGAGATATTGAGTTCTGTTACACTGAGAGTGAGGCTAGTAGATGTAGAGATATTGAGTTCTGTTACACTGAGAGTGAGGCTAGTAGATGTAGAGATATTGAGTTCTGTTACACTGAGAGTGAGGCTAGTAGATGTAGAGATATTGAGTTCTGTTACACTGAGAGTGAGGCTAGTAGATGTAGAGATATTGAGTTCTGTTACACTGAGAGTGAGGCTAGTAGATGTAGAGATATTGAGTTCTGTTACGTTGAGAGTGAGGTTAGTAGATGTAGAGATATTGAGTTCTGTTACGTTGAGAGTGAGGCTAGTAGATGTAGAGATATTGAGTTCTGTTACACTGAGAGTGAGGTTAGTAGATGTAGAGATATTGAGTTCTGTTACGTTGAGAGTGAGGTTAGTAGATGTAGAGATATTGAGTTATGCTACGTTGAGAGTGAGGCTTGTAGATGTAG encodes:
- the LOC129923408 gene encoding serine-rich adhesin for platelets-like, whose translation is MSGILTLNVAELNISTSTSLTLNVAELNISTSTSLTLNVAELNISTSTSLTLSVTELNISTSTSLTLNVAELNISTSTSLTLNIAELNISTSTSLTLNVTELNISTSTSLTLNVTELNISTSTSLTLNVAELNISTSTKLNISTSTNLTLSVTELNISTSTSLTLNVTELNISTSTNLTLNVTELNISTSTSLTLSVTELNISTSTSLTLSVTELNISTSTSLTLSVTELNISTSTSLTLSVTELNISTSTSLTLSVTELNISTSTSLTLNVTELNISTSTSLTLSVTELNISTSTSLTLNVAELNISTSTSLTLNVAEFNISTSTNLTLNVTELNISTSTNLTLNVTELNISTSTSLTLNVTELYISTSTSLTLNVAELYISTSTSLTLSVTELNISTSTSLTLSVTELNISTSTSLTLSVTELNISTSTSLTLSVTELNISTSTSLTLSVTELYISTSTSLTLSVTELNISTSTSLTLSVTELNISTSTSLKINVAELYGYMSTRLSLNL